A region of the Microbulbifer pacificus genome:
CGCGTCAAAGCCCTCGTCGGCCAGCGGGGCCAGTTGCTCCGCCGTCAGGTAGCGTGCATTGATACCCTCGAACAGGTGCATACGCGGATTGTTGCGCAGGGATTCGGCCAGTTGGTCACGCCCTACATCCACGCCGACCACCAGTTCGGCACCGCGCTGCAGAAGGCAGTCGCTGAAACCACCGGTTGAGCAGCCCACGTCCAGCGCCCGCCAGCCCGCCGGGTCGAGACCGGTGTGATCGAGAATTCCCGCCAGTTTCAGCCCTGCACGGGATACATAGCGGTCTTCCGGCAGGGATTCCACCTTGATGCGGATATCCTCGCTCACGCTCTGGCTGGGCTTGGTGGCTGGGCGCCAGTTGGGGCCGTCGCCAAGCAGTACGCAACCGGCGTCAATCAGTTTGCGCGCATGCGTACGGGAGCTGGCGAGTTTTTGGTCCACCAATAACAGGTCGAGACGAATCATGAACGGCACTATAGTTTCGAAATTGGGCGGGGAGATGGCGGCAATGCTACCCTGTGGGCTATTTCCTGAGAAGTATTAGCAGTTAGCGAAAAGGCTTTCATTGCAGATCGGAATATTTAGATTGAGCCTGCCAGGGCAACAAGGAGTCAGCAGTCGATGGCGAAAAATGTGTTGAGCAAATTCACCGTACGCAAGGGCCGGGTATTCGAGGCCCCACTGGAAAATGCGTTCGGCCGACTCGTCACGCCATTCGAAGAGTTTATCCATCGCCAGAGCAGCAGTGGCCTGTTGTTGATGGCGTGCGCGGTGATCGCCCTGGTCATTGCCAATTCCCCGTGGCAGGAGGCCTACAAGCACCTGCTGCACCTGCCGGTCAGTTACAATTTTGGCGACTGGTCGCTGTCCATGAGCTTTCACCACTGGATCAACGATGGGCTGATGGCCA
Encoded here:
- a CDS encoding TlyA family RNA methyltransferase; its protein translation is MIRLDLLLVDQKLASSRTHARKLIDAGCVLLGDGPNWRPATKPSQSVSEDIRIKVESLPEDRYVSRAGLKLAGILDHTGLDPAGWRALDVGCSTGGFSDCLLQRGAELVVGVDVGRDQLAESLRNNPRMHLFEGINARYLTAEQLAPLADEGFDAVVMDVSFISQTLILPQLPPLMKTGGHLLSLVKPQFEVGPEGIGKGGLVRDPALYQGVQEKISALCNSLGLEVKSYIDSPITGGDGNREFLLWAQKNP